The following proteins are encoded in a genomic region of Takifugu rubripes chromosome 21, fTakRub1.2, whole genome shotgun sequence:
- the egr3 gene encoding early growth response protein 3 gives MTGKLAEKLPLTMSSLINTIPDSLYPEEDIPTSMNIFTNTESISHYSQMNSDNIMDLGMGSEKAAAEIQYGSSFQSNRSAQTVTYLGKFAFDTPPSGGIGGSGWCSDNNIISLVSAGILGVSPSPGTVTTQTSSAAAAASMGGQTSDMEQVYGPPLPAYSTCSDLYQDQVSFHHSPATSTTLAYPGNDYHSTPKGSMDGSLFSMIPDYNLFHHQGEVGVMEHKPFQTMDPIRVNPPPITPLETIRAFKDKQQIHPGFISGQQHPPQHHPPPQTLTLKPIRPRKYPNRPSKTPVHERPHACPAENCDRRFSRSDELTRHLRIHTGHKPFQCRICMRSFSRSDHLTTHIRTHTGEKPFSCEFCGRKFARSDERKRHAKVHLKQKDKKPAEKSSGAAGSHSSPPSSCGGPAVGTS, from the exons ATGACAGGGAAACTAGCGGAGAAGCTCCCTCTTACCATGAGCAGTTTAATTAACACGATCCCTGACAgtctctatccagaagaggacATCCCGACGTCTATGAATATTTTCACTAACACGGAATCTATTTCCCACTATTCGCAGATGAACTCAG ATAACATCATGGACCTGGGAATGGGCAGTGAGAAAGCAGCCGCAGAGATCCAGTACGGTTCCAGCTTCCAGTCCAACCGCAGCGCTCAGACCGTCACCTATCTGGGGAAGTTCGCCTTCGACACTCCGCCATCAGGAGGGATCGGCGGCTCCGGCTGGTGCTCCGACAACAACATCATCAGCCTGGTCAGTGCCGGGATCTTGGGCGTGTCTCCATCACCTGGCACAGTAACGACTCAGACTTcatcggcggcggcggcagccaGCATGGGTGGACAGACGTCAGACATGGAGCAGGTGTACGGGCCGCCGCTACCTGCCTACTCCACCTGCAGTGACTTGTACCAGGACCAGGTCTCCTTCCACCACAGCCCTGCCACCAGCACAACCCTAGCCTACCCTGGCAATGACTATCACTCCACACCCAAAGGTTCAATGGATGGCAGCCTTTTCTCCATGATCCCTGACTACAACCTTTTCCACCATCAGGGGGAGGTTGGCGTGATGGAGCACAAGCCCTTCCAGACCATGGACCCCATCCGTGTGAACCCTCCCCCCATCACACCTCTGGAGACCATCAGAGCATTCAAAGACAAGCAGCAGATTCACCCAGGTTTCATCAGCGGGCAGCAGCACCCTCCCCAGCACCACCCGCccccccagactctcaccctcaaACCCATCCGGCCGCGGAAGTATCCCAATCGGCCCAGCAAAACCCCCGTCCACGAACGGCCACACGCCTGCCCGGCGGAGAACTGTGACCGGCGCTTTTCGCGCTCAGACGAACTGACGCGTCACCTTCGCATCCACACGGGTCACAAACCTTTCCAGTGCCGAATATGCATGCGCTCCTTCAGCAGGAGCGACCACCTGACCACACAcatccgcacacacacaggtgagaaaccCTTTTCCTGCGAGTTCTGTGGACGCAAGTTTGCCAGAAGTGATGAACGAAAGAGACACGCGAAGGTGCATCTGAAACAGAAGGACAAGAAGCCGGCTGAGAAGAGCAGCGGTGCAGCGGGGAGCCACAGCTCCCCCCCCAGCTCCTGTGGGGGGCCGGCGGTGGGAACATCATGA